A single window of Carassius gibelio isolate Cgi1373 ecotype wild population from Czech Republic chromosome A19, carGib1.2-hapl.c, whole genome shotgun sequence DNA harbors:
- the si:ch73-196l6.5 gene encoding riboflavin transporter 2, with translation MAMSILTHVLAGLFGMGSWVTICGLWVELPLIVPQVPEGWYLPSYISIIVQLANIGPLFVTIMHRFRPGVLNETAVIYFIVGFGILVSLFLAFFWSETVVVQGVERSVPLLILIFFISIVDCTSSVTFLPFMMQLKAEYLMTYYVGEGLSGLVPALVAMVQGVGVVECVNASQILKSNETHLNGSERDTNYLVAHYQPANFSVEAYFFFLMAMMVVCLVAFILLNYHPAVARERPNNINGNGDPVLRWKNKKSEQKPMMHPGKAIQKPRSMFGTGTHTWMEVIYIYIILAWVTALTNTGLPSVQSYSCLPYGNQAYHWSATMANVANPIACFISMFYTQRSLVLMGVLTSIGSFIGVYIMGMAVLSPCPLLVNETSGAVIIVLAWFSFIFILSYVKVIVAVILRDEGHSALVWCGAVVQLGSMLGAVTMFPLVNVYDFFTSGDPCNTNCL, from the exons ATGGCCATGTCTATCCTCACCCATGTTTTGGCTGGCCTGTTTGGCATGGGCTCTTGGGTCACCATCTGTGGTCTGTGGGTGGAGCTGCCTCTAATCGTTCCTCAGGTACCTGAAGGCTGGTACCTTCCCTCCTACATCTCCATTATTGTCCAACTGGCCAACATCGGACCTCTGTTTGTCACAATAATGCATCGCTTCCGTCCAGGAGTGCTGAACGAAACCGCAGTTATCTATTTTATTGTTGGTTTTGGGATACTTGTAAGCCTTTTTCTGGCTTTCTTCTGGAGTGAGACGGTAGTGGTGCAAGGTGTGGAGCGCAGCGTTCCTCTCCTGATCCTCATCTTCTTCATCTCAATAGTGGACTGCACCTCTTCGGTGACCTTCCTTCCCTTCATGATGCAGCTCAAGGCGGAGTATCTCATGACTTACTATGTAGGAGAAGGCCTGAGTGGTCTTGTCCCAGCTTTAGTGGCGATGGTTCAAGGTGTAGGTGTTGTGGAATGCGTCAATGCATCTCAAATCCTCAAATCCAATGAAACACATCTTAACGGATCTGAAAGAGACACTAACTACCTTGTGGCTCACTACCAACCAGCTAACTTTTCAGTTGAAGCCTATTTTTTCTTTCTGATGGCTATGATGGTGGTTTGTTTGGTGGCGTTCATACTTTTGAACTACCATCCAGCTGTTGCACGTGAGCGTCCCAATAACATAAATGGAAATGGAGATCCCGTCTTGCGTTGGAAAAACAAGAAATCTGAACAGAAACCAATGATGCATCCTGGAAAGGCCATTCAGAAGCCCAGGAGCATGTTCGGGACAGGGACGCACACATGGATGGAAGTGATATACATCTACATTATCCTGGCATGGGTGACCGCTCTGACTAATACCGGTTTGCCGTCAGTGCAGTCGTACTCATGTTTACCATATGGAAACCAGGCCTATCACTGGTCAGCTACTATGGCGAATGTTGCCAATCCTATAGCTTGTTTCATCAGCATGTTTTATACTCAAAG GTCTTTGGTGTTGATGGGAGTCCTCACTTCTATCGGCTCTTTTATTGGAGTTTACATTATGGGCATGGCTGTGTTGAGTCCGTGTCCACTGCTAGTCAATGAGACCTCTGGAGCCGTCATTATT GTGCTGGCGTGGTTCTCTTTTATCTTCATCCTATCTTACGTAAAGGTGATTGTTGCTGTCATCTTGCGAGATGAAGGCCACAGCGCTCTTGTGTGGTGTGGAGCTGTAGTGCAGTTGGGCTCAATGTTGGGGGCGGTGACTATGTTTCCTTTGGTCAATGTATATGACTTTTTCACCTCAGGTGACCCATGTAACACTAATTGTCTATGA